The genomic stretch CTGCCTCTGCCACTTCTGCCGCTGGTTCCTCCCTGCCAGTTGCCGCCCTGACCGCTGCCAGGCATACCTTGACCGCCTTCAATATTAAACATACCAGGCATCATAGTCTGTGTCTCACCAGAGCTGTTCCTCTGAACATAGACCTCATCATTTGCAGTAAGACCGCTCTTAATCTCTATATAATCTCCATCCGTAAGTCCGGTTTCAACCTGAACAACCTTAAAGCCATCCGGTATATTGCTTGCAAATAAGCTATTTTTTGATGATTTGTCCGCCTCTTCAGAGTCTGTTGTTTCTGTATTATTGCCGGTCTCCGCTGAAGTGTCTTTTACATATACAACGTCGCCGCGCATTAAAGCATCTGCAGGTATTGTAAGTACTCCTTCTGCTTTTTCAATAACAATCTCACCGGTTACATTCATACCCGGAAGCAGTTCACCTACCTCGTCTATTCTCACGGTAACAGGATATTGGGTTACTCCGCCGCTTGTCGTACTCTCAAGGCTGATATTCGTTACAACTCCATGAATTTCCGTATTTTCCAGGGCATCGGCTGTAATGTTGACTTCCTGATTAACCGCAACAGATTTTACATCCAGCTCATCCACATTCATTTCAAAGGTAACGGAAGATAGATCATATATTACACAAAGACTGCTTTGTGAATTAATCGTATCTCCTTCCAGAGCATCCTTACGGATAACCTTACCTGATATTGGAGCTGTTATGCTATAATCTGTTTTGGTATCTATGACTTCCTCCAAAGAGCTTTCTGCATCTTCTATGCTCTCTTTTGCACTTTCAACGGAGTCAGCCATATTTTCCATAGAATCTTTGGCATTATCAACTGCTTTTTCATAGGATTCTAATTGTTCACTATAGGTTTCTTTCTCTAATACACCTATGGTTTCTCCCGCTTTGACCTTATCTCCTTCTTCTACCAAAAGCGCTGATATTTCTCCGGCTTTATCCGCTGTGATCACACTGTCTTCTAAAACCTTAAACGTACCTTCTTCACTGGAGGAAAGACTGCCAATAGTTGCTGCTGCCATCGTTGTTGTTGTGATACCCCCCGGATTCTTTACTTTAATGGTGACCTTCTTAACAAGACGGTTTCCGCTTAAGACTTCTTCCACGCTGCTGATTTTTGTTACAGTACCCTCTAAATTTTCCGTACTGTCTTCTATGCTTACGGTAGCACTCTTTCCTACCAGAGAAGAGGCAACATCGGAGGAGTTAAAATATATATCAAGGAGCATATAACTGTTGTCATAGATTTTAGCAAGCTGACTGCCTTTTTGTACCGTATCGCCTGCTTTGACCATAAGTTCCGTTATGATACCACCGGCAGCAGCAGAAAGACTTAGGTCCTTATATTTTACGGCAGCCTCTTTATAATCACTTTGTGCCTCTTCATAGCTTTCTTTTGCTTTATTATAATTTTCTATTGCTTTATCGTAATTTTTTTCAGCTCTGGTAACAGATGTCCTGGCAGTTTCTATTTTTTTATCCAGTGTGTCAGTTGTAATCTGGTAAAGTACCTGCCCTTCTTTTACTTCATCCCCTTCTTCAAAATCAGCAGATATCACTTCACCTTCAACCAGTGTCTTAACGTCATATGTATTTAGCGGTTGTATAGTGCCGGAAGAGGTTAATACATTCTGAATATCCCGGGTTTCAACCTTTGAGGTTTGAACCGTATTTTCAGAATTAGACTTTTTTACCTTACCGGCAATGAATTTCTGGTATCCTATTATTACAACAAAAGTAACTGCAATTAATAATATAATAATTTTAATCAGCTTTTTTCTTTTATTTTTCTTTCTGTTTGTCAAATTGCTTCCTTGTTCTGTCTTTGCTTTCTTAAACAGGCTCATTTTCTATCCTCCTAAACCGGTGTCAGTTATTCTGCATTCTGGGCAATAATTACACGCACACGTCCTCCCAGGGCTGTGCTCTTATCATAATAAGCAGTCAATTTATATTTGGCTAAGTTAGACACCTTGCTTAATGTCGTCTGAGAGTAATCCACACCGTCATAAAAATATACCTGCAGTTTCTCAGACAGAAGATATTTAGCAGAGGAATCCTGAATATAAG from Anaerocolumna sp. AGMB13020 encodes the following:
- a CDS encoding efflux RND transporter periplasmic adaptor subunit — encoded protein: MSLFKKAKTEQGSNLTNRKKNKRKKLIKIIILLIAVTFVVIIGYQKFIAGKVKKSNSENTVQTSKVETRDIQNVLTSSGTIQPLNTYDVKTLVEGEVISADFEEGDEVKEGQVLYQITTDTLDKKIETARTSVTRAEKNYDKAIENYNKAKESYEEAQSDYKEAAVKYKDLSLSAAAGGIITELMVKAGDTVQKGSQLAKIYDNSYMLLDIYFNSSDVASSLVGKSATVSIEDSTENLEGTVTKISSVEEVLSGNRLVKKVTIKVKNPGGITTTTMAAATIGSLSSSEEGTFKVLEDSVITADKAGEISALLVEEGDKVKAGETIGVLEKETYSEQLESYEKAVDNAKDSMENMADSVESAKESIEDAESSLEEVIDTKTDYSITAPISGKVIRKDALEGDTINSQSSLCVIYDLSSVTFEMNVDELDVKSVAVNQEVNITADALENTEIHGVVTNISLESTTSGGVTQYPVTVRIDEVGELLPGMNVTGEIVIEKAEGVLTIPADALMRGDVVYVKDTSAETGNNTETTDSEEADKSSKNSLFASNIPDGFKVVQVETGLTDGDYIEIKSGLTANDEVYVQRNSSGETQTMMPGMFNIEGGQGMPGSGQGGNWQGGTSGRSGRGSQGGQSGSGGSSFGGGGR